In Daphnia magna isolate NIES linkage group LG5, ASM2063170v1.1, whole genome shotgun sequence, a single genomic region encodes these proteins:
- the LOC116923723 gene encoding mucin-5AC has translation MVSLAIEKAVRHPFFVLLSLYAVISFASAGIAIGSRVHNTTDPPEFKLSIGKYEGNSYPNTYHNRQIRFRPVRVRPIKSPRPVSWNQYDACGGNILVPLSNDRNILIEQTYKSTDFPSGRTHPLVCSWKVEVSNTNCNRGLVTMTVDELSRLSDEEGCLNGYYRVSPFMKEAKICGRIGTVPPFQWHVDDQQTENVTINLKHIGLNDGDSEGLSFTLTGECLPNEVNVTIDGSRLNSNSYWLVKDPEDYGVPTVVLSGDESNSNETLSDTRELKDGPSETLATTTLSSLNVTLGFSMDYYRNRKSTAPQISETPTTPSPNSTPRIARPPSHIKSTSLTTPVTKRPSNRNPSTRVPSTTIRPHTRRPTAQLSRPTTTTKRPATTKKRPATTSKRPTTRAPITKNSMTKSPVTKRPMNRRPPVTPKTPAMRVPSTTIRPAVRHPPTNSPASNDHSEIPWLILKSPQPEHEFSSSVIYSQKLVDASVNKIAPMVVSGKGEIPWLILKTPHHNQLLSKVDPAGLPTTTKSAYTKTPTKTTAKTPTKTPSKTPSKTPSKTPSKTPSKTVAKTPTKTTTRTSYSSSIRNPTKSPTKSPTKKPVTNPAKIHTRTSIKSATGPSKSPSKNPAKNQAKNPSKNPAKSPSKNPAKNPAKNPAKNPAKNPAKNQAKSPTVSTSRSPPSNKSPINSPAAQDFSATQTKCPESSAFNNLSSTAIHPFTRRPPVRILPPSWDQYDTCGGTINVPLSFDRLSSYESSQFPAGRNFPLVCTWTVKVRTTNCIRGRITLRVDGRSRLADVKGCTKGYFSVFPFLMQAKICGRIGIAPPLHWYVEEQQSEDVTIVMENVGLDDGRSEGFSFSLQGECISNKADKTTKLDVDVENFWSHNRWMNRLSEDFLTGDGPRVVAPGVFASTITLPLQEFETDDTSASLDSIEYEDYSDVTTEATTVQHPITSEPWTFFNPETTVEPEQLYTTVRPSTTTSSYHQLPSTTVPQVTHRSTTTTQPTTRTQPTTTTQPTTSTAITKRPVTSTTSTEIPWLILQSPDPNQGPIVRPKSTTKHPAVFSQQTVPPSVVTRRPATQYPVTRFPLTTVRPTTTTRSPPTKMRPVSSTSKPSIPWLILKSSFSNQTNNSSSGSKNTTNNAQSSMRPPSSEPNVGKPPIGFYNTEWHTDSSSTYVPTLNGGQLRVDTCQGNIVVPLTSDPKTHKEFISLKSTWFPFNRITPLICSWNVKASKNCRRGVITMTIDERSRLADDAECLRGYYRVAPFMNDSKICGRVHTVPAFQWYVDHNQPEDVSIILKHVGLNDGYSEGLSFTLSGECLTEKSDLTKSKAVHSYNDWMQQLASQSRNLGVPTVILPDVYFTSTSGSSFSDAYPEAKNDPEDISSTPSLAKQSQETSPNTALKSPNPILSLSSFYSNISSTDPVHFANASHDDLEDLWLILQSPSSRQSLPIPSEDESNNVSLEVSKTPSIPVDNIFDDALSYITRLLNETKKISNPLKKRRQ, from the exons ATGGTTTCACTCGCAATTGAAAAG GCAGTGCGTCATCCTTTCTTCGTCTTGCTCAGCTTGTACGCCGTCATTTCTTTCGCCTCGGCAG GTATTGCCATAGGAAGCCGAGTGCACAATACAACGGATCCGCCAGAGTTTAAGTTGTCAATTGGAAAATATGAGGGAAATTCGTACCCGAATACTTACCACAATCGGCAAATTCGCTTCCGTCCAGTTCGCGTCCGCCCAATTAAAAGTCCGCGCCCAGTCAGTTGGAATCAATACG ATGCATGTGGAGGCAACATCCTTGTTCCCTTgtccaatgatcgaaacaTCTTGATTGAACAAACCTACAAATCAACCGATTTCCCGTCTGGACGCACCCACCCTTTAGTTTGTTCCTGGAAGGTTGAG GTGAGCAATACAAATTGCAATCGCGGCCTAGTCACGATGACAGTAGACGAACTGAGCCGGTTGTCGGATGAAGAGGGATGTCTCAATGGATATTATCGAGTGTCTCCGTTTATGAAAGAAGCCAA AATTTGTGGACGTATTGGAACTGTTCCGCCTTTCCAATGGCACGTTGACGACcaacaaactgaaaatgtCACCATTAATTTGAAGCATATCGGCCTCAACGATGGGGATTCTGAAGGGCTGTCGTTTACATTAACAG GCGAGTGTCTGCCTAACGAAGTGAACGTGACCATTGACGGATCCAGGTTGAATTCCAATAGTTATTGGCTGGTAAAGGATCCTGAGGATTACGGTGTGCCCACCGTAGTCTTATCAGGCGACGAATCGAATAGCAACGAAACCTTGTCGGATACTCGTGAATTGAAAGATGGTCCATCTGAGACTCTGGCAACCACAACGTTGTCAAGTTTAAATGTTACACTGGGGTTTAGTATGGATTACTACCGTAATCGTAAATCGACTGCCCCTCAAATTTCAGAAACACCAACGACACCCTCACCAAACTCCACGCCGAGGATTGCTCGCCCACCGTCGCATATTAAATCAACTTCTTTGACAACTCCAGTGACGAAACGGCCATCTAATCGCAATCCATCAACTCGTGTTCCATCCACAACCATCCGCCCACACACTAGACGCCCAACCGCTCAATTATCCCGGCCAACTACCACAACCAAGCGTCCAGCTACCACGAAGAAACGTCCAGCTACCACGTCAAAGCGTCCAACGACTCGTGCTCCAATTACGAAAAATTCAATGACCAAAAGCCCTGTTACGAAACGGCCAATGAACCGTCGTCCGCCAGTTACCCCCAAAACTCCGGCAATGCGTGTTCCCTCGACTACGATCCGCCCAGCAGTTAGACATCCTCCGACTAATAGTCCAGCGTCCAACGACCATTCCGAGATCCCGTGGCTCATATTGAAGTCTCCTCAACCTGAGCACGAGTTCTCCTCATCCGTGATATACTCGCAAAAGCTAGTTGATGCATCTGTGAATAAAATTGCACCGATGGTAGTGAGCGGTAAGGGTGAAATCCCCTGGCTCATTCTAAAAACACCCCACCACAACCAATTGCTGTCCAAAGTTGATCCAGCTGGTTTACCAACAACTACCAAGAGTGCCTACACCAAAACTCCCACTAAAACCACTGCGAAGACTCCTACGAAGACTCCTTCGAAGACTCCTTCGAAAACTCCTTCGAAAACTCCTTCGAAAACTCCTTCGAAAACTGTTGCAAAGACCCCAACGAAAACCACCACAAGAACTTCCTACTCAAGTTCTATTAGAAACCCAACGAAAAGCCCCACCAAGAGTCCAACTAAGAAACCGGTGACGAATCCTGCAAAGATTCATACGAGAACTTCTATCAAAAGTGCTACGGGTCCATCAAAGAGCCCATCAAAGAACCCAGCAAAGAACCAAGCAAAGAACCCATCAAAGAACCCAGCAAAGAGCCCATCAAAGAACCCAGCAAAGAACCCAGCAAAGAACCCAGCAAAGAACCCAGCAAAGAACCCAGCAAAGAACCAAGCAAAGAGCCCAACTGTAAGTACTTCTAGAAGTCCACCCTCCAATAAATCACCAATCAACAGTCCGGCTGCACAAGACTTTTCGGCCACACAAACCAAATGTCCAGAGTCATCGGCATTTAATAATCTTTCATCAACTGCAATCCACCCCTTCACACGTCGTCCACCAGTTCGAATTCTACCGCCGAGCTGGGATCAGTATG ATACCTGTGGTGGAACCATCAATGTTCCGTTATCCTTTGATCGGCTATCGTCCTACGAGTCTTCTCAGTTCCCAGCTGGGCGCAACTTTCCTCTAGTCTGCACGTGGACCGTCAAG GTGAGAACCACCAATTGCATTCGTGGACGAATCACTTTAAGGGTTGACGGACGCAGTCGACTGGCCGACGTAAAAGGATGCACCAAAGGCTATTTTAGCGTCTTCCCATTCCTCATGCAAGCCAA AATCTGCGGTCGTATTGGAATCGCTCCGCCCCTGCACTGGTACGTCGAAGAGCAGCAGTCCGAAGACGTCACCATTGTTATGGAGAACGTCGGACTGGACGACGGTCGTTCGGAAGGTTTCTCATTTAGCCTTCAAG GCGAATGTATTTCGAATAAAGCAGATAAAACGACGAAACTGGATGTCGACGTGGAAAATTTCTGGTCGCATAATCGTTGGATGAATCGACTGTCGGAGGACTTTCTGACAGGAGATGGTCCCAGGGTGGTTGCGCCGGGCGTATTTGCTTCCACAATCACGTTGCCCTTGCAGGAATTCGAAACTGATGACACAAGTGCTTCGTTGGACTCGATCGAATACGAAGACTACAGCGATGTGACGACGGAGGCCACAACCGTCCAACATCCCATTACCAGTGAACCTTGGACGTTTTTTAACCCAGAAACGACTGTGGAACCCGAGCAGCTCTACACAACTGTTCGTCCCTCAACCACGACATCGTCTTATCATCAACTTCCATCAACTACGGTTCCTCAAGTCACTCACCGTTCGACAACTACTACGCAGCCAACAACTAGGACGCAGCCAACAACTACTACGCAGCCAACGACTAGTACTGCTATTACCAAAAGACCAGTTACTTCGACCACTAGTACCGAGATCCCATGGCTCATCTTGCAATCTCCCGATCCTAATCAGGGACCCATTGTCCGCCCTAAATCAACTACAAAACACCCGGCCGTCTTCAGTCAACAAACTGTCCCTCCATCAGTAGTTACTCGCCGACCAGCTACCCAGTATCCCGTTACTAGGTTCCCGTTAACCACCGTGCGACCGACTACCACCACCCGATCTCCACCGACTAAAATGCGCCCAGTTTCCTCTACCAGTAAGCCGAGCATCCCGTGGCTTATTTTGAAGTCTTCCTTCTCCAATCAAACCAACAATTCTTCGTCAG GCAGTAAAAACACGACGAACAACGCACAATCGTCGATGAGACCACCGTCATCAGAACCGAACGTAGGGAAGCCGCCAATAGGATTTTATAACACCGAATGGCACACTGACAGCTCGTCAACTTACGTGCCAACTTTAAACGGTGGTCAACTCCGAGTCG ATACGTGCCAAGGGAACATAGTTGTACCTTTGACGTCTGATCCGAAAACACACAAAGAATTCATCTCCTTGAAATCGACGTGGTTTCCCTTTAATCGCATCACTCCGCTTATCTGTTCTTGGAATGTCAAG GCGAGCAAAAATTGTCGTCGTGGCGTCATTACTATGACTATCGATGAACGCAGTCGACTTGCTGATGATGCGGAATGTCTGAGAGGATATTACCGGGTGGCTCCGTTCATGAATGACTCCAA AATTTGCGGGCGTGTCCACACTGTTCCAGCCTTCCAGTGGTACGTTGACCATAATCAACCGGAGGATGTCAGTATTATCTTGAAACATGTAGGACTCAATGACGGCTATTCCGAGGGCCTGTCGTTTACGCTATCAG GTGAATGTCTTACCGAAAAATCGGATTTGACGAAAAGTAAAGCCGTTCATTCCTACAACGATTGGATGCAACAGCTCGCGAGTCAATCTCGAAACCTTGGTGTTCCTACCGTGATCTTACCAGACGTCTATTTTACAAGCACTAGTGGATCATCCTTTTCGGATGCTTATCCAGAGGCCAAAAACGATCCTGAAGACATCTCTAGTACTCCTTCATTGGCAAAACAAAGTCAAGAGACATCTCCGAACACTGCTCTAAAATCGCCCAATCCCATTCTTTCCCTGTCGTCGTTTTATTCCAATATCAGCAGCACTGATCCTGTTCACTTTGCGAACGCTTCCCATGACGATCTTGAAGATCTTTGGCTGATCCTGCAATCTCCAAGTTCCAGGCAATCTTTACCTATCCCGTCAGAGGATGAATCCAATAATGTCAGCCTGGAAGTTTCCAAAACGCCCAGTATCCCTGTGGATAACATTTTTGATGACGCTCTATCATATATTACCAGACTgttaaatgaaacaaaaaagataagTAACCCACTAAAGAAAAGGCGACAGTAG